In Brachypodium distachyon strain Bd21 chromosome 2, Brachypodium_distachyon_v3.0, whole genome shotgun sequence, one genomic interval encodes:
- the LOC100835410 gene encoding HVA22-like protein f: protein MGVLGALARHLDSLVGPGIMLLYPLYASMRAIESPSSLDDQQWLTYWVLYSLITLFELSCWKALQWLPLWPYVKLLFCCWLVLPIFNGAAYIYETHVRRYFKIGQYVSPGYSERQRKVLQMMSLDARKSVERFIETHGPGALEKIIQAAEQEAKRA from the exons ATGGGTGTTCTCGGTGCCCTTGCCCGGCATTTAGATTCCCTTGTTGG GCCAGGAATCATGCTGCTTTACCCTCT ATACGCGTCGATGCGTGCGATAGAAAGCCCTTCTTCGCTGGATGATCAGCAATGGCTCACCTACTGGGTCTTGTACTCCCTGATCACCCTCTTTGAGCTGTCATGCTGGAAGGCCCTCCAATG GCTTCCTCTGTGGCCATACGTTAAGCTACTCTTCTGCTGCTGGCTGGTGCTGCCCATCTTCAACGGCGCGGCCTACATCTACGAGACTCACGTCCGACGCTACTTCAAGATCGGGCAGTACGTGAGCCCCGGCTACAGTGAGAGGCAGAGGAAGGTGCTGCAGATGATGAGCCTTGACGCACGCAAGTCCGTCGAGCGCTTCATCGAGACGCACGGGCCTGGCGCCCTGGAGAAGATCATCCAAGCT GCTGAACAGGAAGCGAAGAGAGCCTAG
- the LOC100835719 gene encoding oil body-associated protein 2B → MSSSDQNPAPTPASGSGTTGGTSAAPGPLGRPTTVSSQAMDMGAQVLQPLKPVRQMKQHACSFALYAHDMRRQLEAHHFVSRLNQDVLQCAVYDSDKPSARLIGVEYIVSDGIFETLPAEEQRLWHSHAYEVKAGLWTDVGVPEMLQTSEMGRMAKTYGKFWCAWQADRGDRLPLGAPALMVSPQAVEPGRVRAELVRSRDERFKVDSSARGLKGARVEMEEPEWINPNADYWRMHGKGFAVDVTASEMKRNAPFP, encoded by the exons ATGTCCTCTAGCGACCAGAATCCAGCGCCCACGCCCGCGTCGGGCTCGGGCACCACCGGCGGgacgtcggcggcgcccgGCCCGCTGGGCAGGCCGACCACGGTGTCCTCGCAGGCCATGGACATGGGCGCGCAGGTGCTGCAGCCGCTGAAGCCGGTGCGGCAGATGAAGCAGCACGCGTGTAGCTTCGCGCTGTACGCCCACGACATGCGCCGCCAGCTCGAGGCCCACCACTTCGTCTCCCGCCTCAACCAGGACGTCCTCCAGTGCGCCGTCTACGACTCCGACAAGCCTTCCGCCCGCCTcatcg GGGTGGAGTACATCGTGTCGGACGGCATCTTCGAGACCctgccggcggaggagcagaGGCTGTGGCACTCGCACGCGTACGAGGTGAAGGCCGGGCTGTGGACCGACGTGGGCGTGCCGGAGATGCTGCAGACCTCGGAGATGGGCAGGATGGCCAAGACGTACGGCAAGTTCTGGTGCGCCTGGCAGGCGGACCGCGGCGACCGCCTGCCGCTCGGCGCGCCGGCGCTCATGGTGTCGCCGCAGGCCGTGGAGCCGGGCCGGGTGCGCGCCGAGCTGGTGCGGAGCCGCGACGAGAGGTTCAAGGTCGACAGCTCCGCGCGTGGGCTCAAGGGCGCCAgggtggagatggaggagcCAGAGTGGATCAACCCAAACGCCGATTACTGGCGGATGCACGGCAAGGGGTTCGCCGTGGACGTCACGGCCTCGGAGATGAAGCGAAACGCGCCCTTCCCTTGA